The DNA sequence CCAGGGAATACAGCGTATAGTTACAATCCACAGTCTGATTCATGGGAAATACTGAATTCAATGCCTGATCCCACTTGCTCAGCTTCAGGAATTTCTGCAATCAACGACTCACTCTATGCAATAGGACCAAAACATACTTTCAAAGGCATACGTAATTAGCGAAGCCCTATTGACCTGGCCTCTCTACCGCCTCCTCACAACCAGTCGAAACCCGGCCGCTTCAGAAGCAGCATCGGGCAGGAGGCTCCAGCGTCTGGCGGAGCAGCATCCCCGGGCATCAGTTGCCCAGTGGCCGCCGCGCATTACGCGCTCCGTGCCTTCTGGTGGTCCTTTGGGGGTCCGTAGCCGGGCCGTCGGGGTAAGGGGCATACCAGTCCTGGCACCACTCGGCAACATTTCCTCTCCAGGTTCGAGGGTGATCCACTCTGCCTGGTTAAGAGCCGAAAAATAACGGGAAGTATGATACACTAGATGAGGATAAATCAATATGTCAATGGAAAGCACTGCCTCGATGTCTTGGGGCAGCCAGCACGGTGCATGATCGATTCCAGGAGTGGGAGATAGGAGTGGCGGTAGATGGGGCCAATCGAGATGATAAGAAAATGATGCTCCCAACCCTGGAGGCTGATGTTATTGAGCCTCCAAAGCCCACAGAAGATAACCCAAGATATACGGGATATTCTTATAGCCAGGGGATATATTCCTCAATGTGCGGGCTCGGGGGGAAGAATCAAAACAAAAGAGGGAAATCCCCAACTATCGGGCAAGACGATGGGTAGTTGAACGTACTCACTCATGGCTCATGGCTCAATCGCTTTCGGCGATTACTTATCCGTTGGGAGAAAGAAGTTGACAATTATTTGGCTATGGTAGACTTCGCTTGCGCCTGGATCGTCTTCCATGCAGCAGGACTTTTCGGACAGGCTCTAATATTACAACGAGACTTTCAATTAATGAAAGAGGAATGGTCATAATACATCACCCCCACCCAGCCTCCCCCCTCAAGGGGGAGGAGTATGGAGGACATCTTAAGGGGGAGGAGTTAGAAGACGCCTCACTTGCCACAGAGGGGGCTTCCCTGCTGCCGTATGGGCTCCCTGCTGCCAGAGGGACTTCCCTGCTATCGGGAGGGACTTCCCTGCCCCTTGAGGAGTAACTTCAATCCCTCCCCCTTGAGGGGGAGGTTAGGTGGGGGTGAATAAAACCAAGGGAGTCCTCTAACCACTCCTCTTATGTGAAGGGGAAAGGAAAAAGTCTCGTTGTAATACTAAATGCCTGATTACTTATTTAGCGAGAGAACCATTTAGATTACCACAACCAATGAGAGGAACAGAAAAAAAATTTTTAATTGACAGTAATCCCTCAGCGATGTACTCCGTCTTTTAATGCATAGTACTTTTGACATCCACTTCTTCTGCCTCGTGTACTTATTCCGCCACTGGATTGATAATTGGAAAACCACGATGATCACCTGAAATTAAGGGAGGTGAGGATTCTATTTCGTAAATTGGATATTTACAAGCAGTAAATTTTCCTCAGCAGCGGGCTTTTATAAAGCTCATTCAGTAATTATCTTGATTATCCTCAGATGTATGAGAGAATGTTTTATTTTTCAAGGGAGTATGAAATGAATTCAATGAAAAAGAACTGGTTAACCTTTGGTTTGATGATTTTGGTGTTAGTGGCCTTAACGAGTGCAGCTCAAGCCCAATTTTATCCACCTATCGTGCCTCCCTTCTATGGGTATGGCTATAGTCCGGTGCCTCCGGGTTTCGGATATTATCCAGTGCCTTCGTCAGCCACTGTCGTGCCCTATGGATATCGCGGTCCCCACGCTCTGCTCACTACCCTGGCACTCCTGGGCCTTTTGCCAACGACTACAACTACTACCACACTTTTGCCGACGACTACAACCACCAGCACGCTTCTGCCGACCTACACTGTCCCCACTACCACGGTTCCAACCACGACCGTTGGGACCACCACTGCTCTGCTGCTGGGCGGATCGATTTCCCCGACTACTGCTTTGCTGCTGTCTTCTACTACACCTACCACAACCTATCCTACGACGACTTCTACCATTGGGACCACGACAGCTTTACTGCTGGGAGGCACCTCTACGACAACACTGCTGGCCCTGGGTATCTAAGCTCATAAGTAAGTAAATCATAAAAAAGATCTAACGATCATCGTGCTTTTCACATATCGCCTTTTCGGGCATTGAATATTAAACCCGGAAAGGCGAATTTTTTATTTTTTGACTATTATCGGCCGACCTGGAGCCGATCAGAGAAATAGCAGAAAAAAACTATCGTTTCTCCCCGCTGATGTCAGGTTAAAACCGTCAAGATAACAGAAAGGGATAGAAGTGAGCATGAAGATTAATCCTGATCGAGGAGGATCGGCTCCATTTCCGGACTGGAGCAGGCTTATTGTTTTTCCTGTTTTTTTCCTCATGGCAGTCATGGCCGCGGGAGGCATGTCCTGGGCAGCAGGTGCCGATCCGGCGGTCCCCCCGCATCTCAATGTTCTGGTGATTACCATTGATACCTTACGAGCCGATCATCTTGGGTGTTACGGATATCAGGGAGTAAAGACTCCCAATATCGACACCCTGGCCCGGCAGGGAACAGTGTTCCAGCAGAGCTTCACTCCGGTTCCGGTTACCCTTCCCTCTCATGTTTCCATCTTCACCGGAACCTATCCTCCTTTTCATGGGGTCCGCAATAACGGGAATTTTATTCTTGACGCTCAGGCACTCACGCTGGCAGAGGTTCTGGCTGACCAGGGGTATCGGACGGCAGCGTTTATCGGAGCCTATGTCCTGGACTCTTATTACGGATTAGATCAGGGATTTCAATGGTATGATGATGATTTTTCCGAAGGGGCAAGCAATGAGGAGGAATTGTATCAGGAAAAAAACGCCGAGCAGATCACCCGGGAGGCGGTGAAGTGGCTGGAGAACAACGGTCAATCCCGTTTTTTTATCTGGCTTCACTATTTCGATCCCCACTCACCCTACAGTCCGCCATCTCCCTTTCTGGAAGAATACCGCCAAAACCCCTACGATGGGGAAATCGCCTATACCGACCACTGGCTTGGAGTTTTATTCCATAAGCTGCGGGAGCAGAAGCTCGACGACAAGACCCTGATCATTCTCACCTCAGACCATGGTGAAAGCCTGGGAGAGCACAATGAGCTGACTCACGGAGTATTTATTTACGATGCTACCTTGCGGGTGCCTCTGATACTGAAGGGTGGTCCACTTCCTTCCTCCAAAACGGTTTCCTCCCAGGTCCGGACCCTGGACCTTATGCCAACCGTTTTACAGATCCTGGGAATCGACTGTCCAGGTTCAGTGCAGGGGAAGAGTCTGGTGAATTTAATCAATGGCCAGCCGGATAAAGAAGAGCGGGTTTTGTACTGCGAGTCCTATTTGCCGTATTACAATCATGGCTGGAGCCCGCTGGCAGGAATCCGGGCCGGTAATTGGAAATACATCAAGGCCCCGAAACCAGAGCTTTACGATCTTCAGAAAGACGCTGCGGAGAAGCAAAACCGGATCAGGGAGCTTTCGGCCACCCAGGATCAGATGGAAGCAAAGCTTAAGGCAATGCTATCTTCAATAGCCCCCCCCGAAATGAAAGGGGACCGGAAAGCGGAACCACAAGGTGATCATGCGCTCCCTGTGCCGGATCAGGATCGTCTGAAGAAGTTAATGAGCCTGGGATATATTTCCACTGCACCCGCCGGCAAGAAAAAAGATGGCTCTCTGGCTGACCCGAAGGATAAGATCGGGCTTATGGATTATTTAAACCGCGGCATGGGATTTTTGGAGGCCCGGGATCCCAACCAGGCGATCAGGGAGTTCAAAGCTTTGATCAGCCAGGATCCGCAAAATATTTTCGCTCATCTGATACTTGGCTCAACCTATTGTAAAGTTAAACTTTACGATTTGGCTTTAGAGGAGTTCACTACCGTTGCCCGGATGGATGATTCCTATATGGATATCCACAACCGGCTGGCCTCTGTCTATCAGATAAAGGGGATGAGCGACCGGGCTATTGAGGAATACAAGACAGCTATTCAGAAGTATCCCCGATGTGCGGAAAACTATAACCTTCTGGCCACGGTATATCTTGATATCCACCGCTATGATGAGGCTATCGAGCAATTGAAGGAAGGCATCAGACTTAAGCCCGGCTTTATCCGGGCCCATAATAACCTCGGACTGGCCTATGGCAGGAAAAAGAACTACGCTCTGGCCATAGAGGAGTTCCAGACTGCCCTGAAAAGCAGTCCTTCGATTGCTGAAATTTACAATAACCTGGGCTGTGTTTATCTGGAACTGGGTATCCTGCTCAACCAGAAAGAAAATATCCCTCAATTTCCCATCGATCCCCAGGAAATGGAAAAAATTTATCAGAAGATTCCGAATCTGCAGGACCATCCGGCCATAGCCTTTGATCTGGCCAGAGAGTCGTTTGAAAATTCCTTAAAGATTGATCCCCGATTCAAGGATGCCAGAATAAACCTGGGAATAGCTTACCTGAATGCCGGTTCCGGAGACAAGGCCGTAGCTGAGTATAAAAAGATACTGGCCGATGATCCTTCGGATATCCAGTCCCGGTTGAATCTGGCTGTCGTGTATTTGCAGGGGGGGCAGGTTGAGCAGGGGAGGGAAAGCCTTCAGGAAGTCCTCATCCGGGACCCTAACAATATGCCTGCTCATTACTACCTTGGCTCAACCTACATGCAGGCAGGTCAAATTGAAAACGCTCTTGCTGAATACCGCCGGATGGTTCAGATTCAGCCCCGGAATCCTGATGCTCATTTTTATCTGGGAGAGGCCTATCGGGCCAAAGGTCAAACCAGGCAGGCCATTGAAGAGTATCAGCAATCACTGAAAATCAATCCCCTTCACATAAGAGCGCAGCAGAGCCTTTCCGCAGTGACCTTGAAAAATAACTCACCATGAAATTCAAAATCGAATAAATCCTGCCGATATTCCGATAAGTATTGTTATCAAGGGTGAGGTGTGAGTATGTATTAACCAGTCAGGTGGAGGGGGAAAGCTGATGAATACTTTGGAACATTACCAGCATGCGAACTATGCAAACCATACGGTCATGTCCGGGCCGAAAGAGTCAAACCCGATGAATAAAATTGAATTTTCCATTCTGCCCAGAGAAAGGTTAGTGAGCGATATCGAGAAGCGGATGATGGCTGTCGAAAAGATGTTGTACAGGCTGGATAATGAGCCACCTGATGAGAGAGTCACACCGTAATCGGGACCCCAGGCGGTTCCTTTGCCTGCGTCTCTTTGCCGGTATTTTCATTTCCCTTCGATGAGGAGAGCAGGAATCCCCCGGTGGAGAGTCTTGTCACCACTTTATCTTTATTTTATAATTAGCCGATGTAAGAATTTGACAATCGCCACACTTGTTTACTATACTATAAATATAGCTGCCTATATAGATAGCTTATTCTGTTTATGTGTCCATGCCTTTCCTTTTTGAACTTGGAAGAGCTCTTCCTGGCGAGAACACGGGAGAGCGATTTTTTTTCAATTCTGCAGATACGTAATTACTCAGGTAGATAGACTGCAGGTATTTGACTTGCAGAAAACCATTGAGAAAAACAGAAGCCGGAATGCAGGGAAAATGCTTTTATTCTGATTCCTGATTTCTGACTCCTGACTCCTGAATTCTCAAGAATGCAGTTTCACCAACTTGCGTAATTATGCGGATAAAATTTTACCTCATACTTGATGTGAGGAGGTATAATCCCCGGCTTTTCGACAGCCAAAAAAGAACAACTTATTTATGAGGTTAGTGAGGTTTACTATGGTTAAAACAAGCAAAACGAAACAAAAATTACCCTTATTCCAAGTAAACGCGGCCTGCTTCTTTTTCATGTCATTTATCATACTTTCCACTATCTTACCTTCGGCAACTCCATCTCTTGCCAATCCCCTTTGCACTATACATCAGAGCAGCTCCCGAGGACCACAGGTCAACTGTACCTATTGCCATGCTGATCCCTATCCAGGATATCTCAATGACGGACTGCTCCTGGACGACACCACCGTCTGCGATCAATGCCACAGCCCGACAGGGCAATTTAACGGGACGGGGAGCGCCAAGGACAACTGGCAGGACGGGGGGGTGTATAACGGCAATCAA is a window from the bacterium genome containing:
- a CDS encoding tetratricopeptide repeat protein produces the protein MKINPDRGGSAPFPDWSRLIVFPVFFLMAVMAAGGMSWAAGADPAVPPHLNVLVITIDTLRADHLGCYGYQGVKTPNIDTLARQGTVFQQSFTPVPVTLPSHVSIFTGTYPPFHGVRNNGNFILDAQALTLAEVLADQGYRTAAFIGAYVLDSYYGLDQGFQWYDDDFSEGASNEEELYQEKNAEQITREAVKWLENNGQSRFFIWLHYFDPHSPYSPPSPFLEEYRQNPYDGEIAYTDHWLGVLFHKLREQKLDDKTLIILTSDHGESLGEHNELTHGVFIYDATLRVPLILKGGPLPSSKTVSSQVRTLDLMPTVLQILGIDCPGSVQGKSLVNLINGQPDKEERVLYCESYLPYYNHGWSPLAGIRAGNWKYIKAPKPELYDLQKDAAEKQNRIRELSATQDQMEAKLKAMLSSIAPPEMKGDRKAEPQGDHALPVPDQDRLKKLMSLGYISTAPAGKKKDGSLADPKDKIGLMDYLNRGMGFLEARDPNQAIREFKALISQDPQNIFAHLILGSTYCKVKLYDLALEEFTTVARMDDSYMDIHNRLASVYQIKGMSDRAIEEYKTAIQKYPRCAENYNLLATVYLDIHRYDEAIEQLKEGIRLKPGFIRAHNNLGLAYGRKKNYALAIEEFQTALKSSPSIAEIYNNLGCVYLELGILLNQKENIPQFPIDPQEMEKIYQKIPNLQDHPAIAFDLARESFENSLKIDPRFKDARINLGIAYLNAGSGDKAVAEYKKILADDPSDIQSRLNLAVVYLQGGQVEQGRESLQEVLIRDPNNMPAHYYLGSTYMQAGQIENALAEYRRMVQIQPRNPDAHFYLGEAYRAKGQTRQAIEEYQQSLKINPLHIRAQQSLSAVTLKNNSP